The genome window CTTCCTGGGTTTTTAGAGAAAGATCCTTCCCAGCCTCTCCCGAGATGCTGAGCACAGAACCTAGGATCTTTGAAAGCGCATGCCTTATCAATGACTGACAGTAGACTGTGCTTTCAGTAGCCTCTGTGGCAAATAGGGACCTTCGGCTTGTAAGAGCTGCAAAGGGGAAGGAACTCTGGCGGCAAAGGTACAAGGAGTAAGGAAACTGACAATTAGTCTGATCACCTGACTAATCTCATTGCACTTCTGTACCAGAATAATTCCCGGTTCCATATTCATAATCAGTAATGCAACTAGAATTTGCATTAACTTGTGCAATAAATCTAACTGTTTATTATTCATCACAGCTAATTACTTTTCTAaactactttttttccttttaatgaaaGCACAACTCTTGGGATGGGTGGGGTATCTGGGGAATTCTAAtccaaaaggtaattttttttctccaagctTTGATTTGCAGCAGGGAGAGGAAAAATAATGCCCAGGAGGCTACTAATTCTGATCAAATCATGCATCCTCACATGGGCCCCAGAGGGCCATTTTGCTGCTAATTGACCAGAAATAAACCCAGCCACTGCAGTACATTTTCATAGTCAGAGGAGGCACAGAAATGAGTAAAGTGAGCTTTCCACTGTGTGGAGCAAAACATGGCAATCCCCAAAGGGCTGGCTGAACAGGTGGCCACGCTAGCGACCACAGGAATAGGCAAAGGAGACCAGTAATGGAAAGCAAGGAATCTACATTACCTCTAAGCGGCTTCCCGGCTGCTGGATATTGTCCTCATGGCCAACCCATTCCCTTGGCGTCGAGACCACGTCCGGGAGATCTTCCTGGCAAGCCGGGCCAGTGTGCCTCTCTTGGCACTATAATCCCTTGCCAGTTCTTCAGGTGCAATTTCAATATTGCCTGTATACCACATGATCCAGCCCAGTAGGCTCAGGAACACGAGCACTGCTCCAGAGTAGATCAAAAGGTCCCCAAAATCGCGGCCCCGGAGCCGGAGCCTGGCAAAGATGCCCGTCAGCAGGGCCCCCGTGCCCGCAGCGTCCATAAGCACGGCAAACGCCAGTGCCAGCCGGCAACGGCCAAGTCCCGAGGAACCCATCAGGTTGGGGCGCCCGTTTGAACAGGATCACTTTATTTTTGACAagttttaagagagagagagcttagaaGGAAGGTTTAAAAAGagctacagaaaaataaaaaaagcaagtcGCAGGTAAGTGCAAAGAAAGGGCAATTGGAAGGGAGCGTGAGGAAGATGAGGAATGTTTGATCTACAaacagagagaagggaagggaagggcaacTGGAAGGTGAGCGGCCTGCTCAGGTctcaggaagaaaggaggagtggCCCAGGTAAGAAACCCAGGAAAGCTGTCCAaccagttttggaaggggagggaCCAAAACTCAGATATCAGAGGAATTAACTCTGCCCTACCCTCAGAAACCAAGAATCCGGACTCTTAACCCCTGTTCATCCAGAACATGGTGCCCCATCTGTTTCACTCCTTAGATCCTGCTCCTGATACATTTTCCTCCCTACATAATATCAAAGTCATAGATATCCACCCCCTCTTTTGAATAGCACCCCTTGTTGTTAAAGAATTCAGGAAAGGACCTGGTTCAGGTATGTCCTTTTGTCTCCTATTACAAGGCCCATAATTCAAATCCAGAGAACCCAGGAAGCTCTTTttgccctcttgtttctcctcccATCTCACAGGCTATAAAGAACAGATCATTAAAATGAACCTCACCCTTTAAGGGAGGGAACGCACATACACATGCCTCTAGTGTATATCTGTCAATCATGCTGGCATAATAAAATACTTCCTGCTCACCTGTGTGTAGACAGCCAATCAAGACAGGAAAAAAGTTGGGAGGGGTGATGATACCACTAAGCAGGGCTATTCTGAGGCAGCTTGGTTTGCAGGCATTCCTTGtactatgcttttttttttccaaaatgtgcTTTGTAAACCCTGTACCCTTACAGGAGAAACATCAGCCAGTTTGCAAACTGAAGCAAGGTTACCAGGTgtcctaataaaggtatcacctcttctGCATTTATACTGTGTAAGAACTTTCTTGTGTAAGGCTTTCTTTTCCTACAAATGCCTGACTCACATTACTCATGTGGCGCAAAAGCTGCTTCCCTGGAGCTGGTCCAGATCATATTGGTAGTCTTTGAACAACAGAATCATTCAAGATCCACGGATCATGTGCCAAAGCAGCACATCAGCAATACTGCAGGTTGCACTGGAGGCACATAGAACCGTTATGGGAACTCCTCACACAATTTGCCGGTGTCATGAGATTCCAGCATTCCTAGAGCTTCCTTAGGATTCATTCAAAAGGAGTCAGCAGCAGTACTGCTCTCAGAACATGTGGATCAAACTTTTATATCCCTTGGTGACCCGTTTAAACACCTAATGGCTGAGATCTCCCTAGAAAATACTAGACGTTTGCTGTTTCACGGCACTGCAACCCCAGAGACCCCCTTTAAAAGGAGGTGGGGTAGGGGTACAAAGATTAGGTAAATCTAATCCAAATATAGTTTTCTTTCACCTTTGCAAAAATTTTTGTAGCAAGAAAAACCTCACGGCAAGGCCTCCAAAATGATCAAAAGTATTTGCACGTTGCATGAACGCAATTCCTCCTTCAACTGCAACTGGCTTTTTCCATTCTGTGTAACGAAAGCACCAGTGTCAAAACCTTGCACACATCTTTTCCAGAGGAACAAAGGCTTCTTTCTTTGAAAGACAGCGAACGGGAATGGCCTGGGCTTGGATGTGTAGGATGGGGTTAAAGTCCTGTCACAGACTCATTTGGTGTTGGCCAAAGTAGTTTCACCTCTGAATGTAACAAAAACAACATCTGTTACTATTCTAGTGAAGGAGAACAACTTCAAAAAGCTGCAGCATATCCTTAATTTCCATCACCCGTGAATGGGGAACGAAGCCCTCTGAACACTACAGGTCCTTACTTTCTAATAGAAATGTATAGCAGCTTGCAAATGTGCATGACAGAACTCCTACCATCTCAAGCAAGTGTGTTTGCTATGGATGATGGGTGCTGTAGTCTATCATATCTAGAACCTCCCAGATTGGGAGAGATTGATGGATAAGACTGGATTGTATGGCTACAACTTCATCTACACTTGGGAGGAGGGCCTATGAACTTTTCAGGGAAAACCTAAATGTTTCCAGAGAAATTTTCTAAGCTAACATCTGCTGCCTGTCTCTATGGGAACACAACAGAAATGAGAAggtctgagaaaaaaaatggaaaattgagAGAGAAACTCATAGAGTTTCCCACACGTATACTTTCTAAAAGGGGGGGACTGGGGAAATAGAGGAAATCCcctatttatgtttctttttaaataatctgaCATTTTTAAAGGTGTTTGAAATACTGGGGTAGATTTATCTTACTCATTCAAAATGTTCTAACATAATGTACAGGCTTCCCCAACTGGAACCTTTTTGATGCATTATATTACAACCAGTATAGGAACAGATAATTACAGTCACTCAAATCTGATTGTTAGGCTAGAAACAGTCCTCAGTTCTTTTTAAGAATTTCTAATTCAATGTaatctcaaaggctttcaaggctgggatctgatggttgttgtgggtttttcgggctctttggccacgttctgaaagttgttctttctgacatttcgccagtctctgtggccggcatcttcagaggactggagtaggaactctgtccatgttctgttgctgtttgttggatagctgagtatttatagctgtcgGAATCTCTAATTCATTGAAAGAGGAACTGTTTAGGATGTGAATGGTTATTCTACTATTAGCTGGTTAAGTTGTAGAGCTTTGGTTTCTGCAATTTCTTAATAATGCTTGCTGTAAGCCCTCATAAAACTCCCTTTTATATACAGCATTGCTGaccttttaaattatttccccCCAATTTATCTTAAATAGCAAAAATCAAGACAACTTACTGACAGAGCAATACTTGTAATTATTACTAGAGCTAGTTCTACTtccaaatttaataaatacaagCCCTGCAGCATGATGCACAAttcactctctcacacaaacattttataaaaaacCAGATTAAAAAAGTATTGGGGCACCTTTAAAATTAACAAATGTATTACTATGAAGTTCATGGATTACAACAACCCTATTCGGACAAAAAAAGAGGCCATTAtggtccatgaaaactcacactaaaATGAATGTCAGTCCAAGGCGATCCAACACTTTGTCTTTGCTGAAGCACACTAATCCAACCACCTCTATCAAAAAGGCGACAAA of Pogona vitticeps strain Pit_001003342236 chromosome 6, PviZW2.1, whole genome shotgun sequence contains these proteins:
- the TMEM238 gene encoding transmembrane protein 238, encoding MGSSGLGRCRLALAFAVLMDAAGTGALLTGIFARLRLRGRDFGDLLIYSGAVLVFLSLLGWIMWYTGNIEIAPEELARDYSAKRGTLARLARKISRTWSRRQGNGLAMRTISSSREAA